In Neokomagataea tanensis, one genomic interval encodes:
- a CDS encoding CheB methylesterase domain-containing protein, whose translation MEVVRRSGEIFTRLVEREPVNGHRPSVDVLFDSVAKFCGNHAVGIILTGMGNDGAQGLLRMRRAGAYTIGQDESTCVVYGMPKAAYDIGAIDLQIPLKEITDSIFNKISKLNIYEKT comes from the coding sequence ATGGAGGTTGTCCGGCGTAGTGGTGAGATTTTTACGCGTTTGGTGGAAAGAGAGCCAGTCAATGGGCACAGGCCATCCGTAGATGTCTTGTTTGACTCGGTGGCAAAATTTTGCGGGAACCATGCTGTAGGAATTATCCTGACTGGCATGGGTAATGATGGTGCTCAAGGGTTGCTCCGAATGCGTAGAGCTGGGGCGTACACTATCGGGCAAGATGAAAGCACATGTGTTGTTTATGGCATGCCAAAAGCAGCCTATGATATTGGAGCTATCGACCTCCAAATACCATTAAAAGAAATAACGGACTCTATTTTTAATAAAATATCAAAATTAAATATTTATGAAAAAACATAA